One genomic window of Chondrinema litorale includes the following:
- a CDS encoding IS4 family transposase, producing MFFQDWNACLLHHYKRIYPRKTWAGFVVYGIDGTTINLPNTAKISKTFGNSSNQAASYPMARVLCAYDVSNGICEQSKIAPITSDELGMAIDFVDDLPPNSLSIYDRGFTSFVLLYLLKGKNYVMRSKITFNKSIKDFVKSKRNTAMVTLKATHSAIERLENPPYSIDKNASVTVRLVKVILDNGEVEVLMTSLLDTQQYPDAIFKDLYFLRWGVEVFFDYFKNILQVELFSGHLPEAIYQEFYTMVFLANLHSLLLKDCTQQLALDNKERKYEHKINNNVSVGNLKNNVIKIFIHEEPKVILEHLITLFLKSTEAIRPNIKGLNRKGVEENTGLLLITGGLSNSLL from the coding sequence ATATTTTTTCAGGACTGGAATGCCTGCTTACTGCATCATTACAAGCGGATTTACCCAAGAAAAACATGGGCCGGGTTTGTCGTTTATGGTATCGATGGTACGACAATTAACCTACCCAATACCGCTAAAATATCAAAAACATTTGGTAATTCCTCTAACCAAGCTGCCAGTTACCCAATGGCAAGGGTACTCTGTGCTTATGATGTATCCAATGGTATTTGTGAGCAAAGTAAAATTGCTCCTATTACTAGTGATGAGCTCGGAATGGCCATTGATTTTGTAGATGACCTACCCCCAAATAGCCTGAGTATTTATGATCGTGGATTTACCAGTTTTGTTCTGCTGTATCTTTTAAAAGGTAAAAACTATGTGATGCGCAGTAAAATTACATTTAATAAAAGCATTAAAGACTTTGTGAAAAGTAAGCGGAACACTGCTATGGTTACTTTAAAGGCAACCCATAGTGCTATTGAACGCTTAGAAAACCCACCCTATAGTATAGATAAAAATGCATCGGTAACAGTGCGCTTAGTTAAAGTAATACTTGATAATGGAGAAGTAGAAGTGCTTATGACCTCTTTATTGGATACCCAACAATACCCCGATGCTATTTTTAAAGACCTTTATTTTCTTAGGTGGGGAGTAGAGGTTTTTTTTGACTACTTTAAGAATATTTTGCAAGTAGAACTCTTTTCTGGGCATTTACCGGAAGCAATTTATCAGGAGTTTTATACCATGGTTTTCTTAGCTAATTTACATAGCTTACTATTGAAAGATTGTACCCAGCAACTGGCCTTGGACAATAAGGAAAGAAAATATGAGCATAAAATAAACAATAATGTCAGTGTTGGTAATTTAAAAAATAATGTCATCAAAATCTTTATCCATGAAGAGCCTAAGGTTATCCTTGAACATTTAATCACACTTTTTTTAAAGTCTACCGAAGCTATTAGGCCAAATATAAAAGGACTCAACCGAAAAGGTGTAGAGGAAAATACAGGACTTTTACTAATTACAGGAGGGCTGTCTAATAGTTTATTGTAA
- a CDS encoding alpha/beta fold hydrolase, which produces MVLHGGPAVQHEYLRPEFDALQNVATVIYYDQRGCGKSESADIYEWQKHVKDLDRLIKQLSNKQQVFLAGSSWGSLLAILYAYSHPENIKGVILSGTVIWKGTDMSKNKYRASYTKSIEYFRKNKPDLVPMLLEEQKIVSYEDSLNNIVQDTLDINKEVQWLRGQPSIITLKSMVTAPYFSSLKNITLPILIFDGTRKVCGNIDWGHRYADIFPNAELFTINGACHDPWFSDPEKFFNKSIAFIEANSQTEAIINH; this is translated from the coding sequence ATTGTCTTACATGGTGGGCCTGCTGTGCAACACGAATACCTTCGCCCAGAGTTTGATGCCTTGCAAAATGTTGCTACAGTCATTTATTACGATCAGCGGGGTTGTGGCAAAAGTGAAAGCGCAGACATTTACGAGTGGCAAAAGCATGTAAAAGATTTAGACAGACTTATTAAGCAACTTTCAAATAAACAACAAGTGTTTTTAGCGGGATCTTCTTGGGGAAGTTTACTTGCCATTTTATATGCTTACTCACATCCAGAAAACATAAAAGGTGTTATTTTATCTGGAACAGTAATCTGGAAAGGAACTGATATGTCAAAAAATAAATACAGAGCCTCTTATACTAAGAGTATTGAATATTTCAGAAAAAACAAGCCAGATCTAGTGCCCATGTTATTAGAAGAACAAAAGATTGTTTCTTATGAAGATAGCCTTAATAATATTGTACAAGATACACTAGATATTAACAAAGAAGTTCAATGGCTTCGAGGTCAACCATCAATAATAACTTTAAAGAGTATGGTAACAGCGCCTTATTTTAGTAGCCTCAAAAATATAACTTTGCCTATTTTAATATTTGATGGCACCCGCAAAGTTTGTGGCAATATAGATTGGGGCCATCGTTATGCAGATATATTCCCAAATGCAGAGCTTTTTACCATAAACGGAGCCTGCCACGACCCATGGTTTTCAGACCCCGAAAAGTTTTTTAATAAAAGTATTGCCTTTATTGAGGCAAATAGCCAAACAGAAGCAATTATTAATCATTAA
- a CDS encoding type 1 glutamine amidotransferase domain-containing protein, producing MNNLQGKKVAVLVTDGFEEVEFTKPVAVLKDAGAIVHVISPQLDTVRAWNKDNWGNECVVDRNVSEARASDYDSLLLPGGVMNPDQLRTNSDAVKFVKDFFAAGKPIAAICHAPQLLIETGALKGRELTSYPSLKTDIENAGAKWIDSEVVVDAGLVTSRTPDDIPAFNNKMLEEFAEGVHQEQMTV from the coding sequence ATGAATAATTTGCAAGGAAAAAAAGTCGCAGTATTAGTAACAGATGGGTTTGAAGAAGTTGAATTTACTAAACCTGTAGCAGTATTGAAAGATGCTGGTGCCATAGTTCATGTAATCTCTCCACAATTAGATACGGTGAGAGCATGGAACAAAGACAACTGGGGCAATGAGTGCGTGGTAGACAGAAATGTTAGTGAAGCAAGAGCATCTGATTACGACAGCCTGTTATTACCAGGCGGCGTAATGAATCCAGATCAACTAAGAACTAACAGCGATGCAGTAAAATTCGTAAAAGATTTCTTTGCTGCGGGTAAGCCAATTGCTGCTATTTGCCATGCACCACAATTATTAATTGAAACTGGTGCGCTAAAAGGTAGAGAGCTCACTTCATACCCATCACTTAAAACTGACATTGAAAATGCTGGTGCAAAATGGATCGACAGCGAAGTTGTTGTTGATGCAGGTTTAGTTACCAGTAGAACACCAGACGACATTCCGGCATTTAATAACAAAATGCTAGAAGAGTTTGCTGAGGGTGTTCACCAAGAACAAATGACAGTATAA